Below is a genomic region from Cyanobacterium sp. T60_A2020_053.
CTTTATATTTCTGCCCACATTTAGCTCAATATTACCCTCATCGATAATCATTTCACCCGGAATCATCATTAATACCTCTTTAAATAATTGTTTTTTTGTTTTTTGCCCTCCGTAGAGGGTTTTTTAAAGGGGAATCAAAATGCTTTGCCCTCACCCCCAACCCCTCTCCCACAGCAGGGGATTTTCAAAGTCAGGATCAAAACTGATTTGTTTTTGACAAGAAGACAATATAAGGATGATCCCCCCCAACCCCCCTTAAAAAGGGGGGAGATTCAGGGAGACAGGAGGATTTTTTACTATTAATTGATTTATTAGTAGTTAAAAACCTCTGAATTTCAGATTATTGGCTAGTTTGAGAAACTAACATTTTTGAGAATGAAAACGCCCTGCTCCCAACCGCAGGGGATTTTCAAAGTCAGGATCAAAATTGATTTGTTTTTGACAAGAAGACAATATAAGGATGATCCCCCCCAACCCCCCTTAAAAAGGGGGGAGATTCAGGGAGACAGGAGGATTTTTTACTATTAATTGATTTATTAGTAGTTAAAAACCTCTGAATTTCAGATTATTGGCTAGTTTGAGAAACTAACATTTTTGAGAATGAAAACGCCCTGCTCCCACAGGAGAGAGGAGAAACAATCAGTACATTAAAATTTTAGAAAAAAATATCCATTTCCGAGCGCCCGGTAGTCTTCAACCAATTTTGGGCTTCGAGATAACTATTAGGAGAAATTCTAATGGCTTGTTTCCAATATTCGGCGGCTTTGTCATATAAACCCTCTGCTTCATCTTCTTGTCCATTTTGGCGACATTTTTCCCCTTGGTAGTGATAAAGTACCGCAATATTATTTAAAGCGGAAGGTTTACGGGGATTAAGTTCTAAACATTGATGATAATAACCAAGAGCTTCCTCTAATTTACCATTACTGGCGTGAATCAAACCCATATTGTAAAGGATTTCACTACGATCGTTGGGGTCATCTTCTAATCTTAAAGCCTCTTCGTAGTTTTCTAGTGCCTCTGCATATTCTCCGTCAGCTTGGGCAGACATTCCATCACGATAATAAACAAAAGCCTCTTTGGCTCTGGCATTAATGGGTAAAAC
It encodes:
- a CDS encoding photosystem I assembly protein Ycf3, which encodes MARSQKNDNFIDKTFTVMADIILKVLPINARAKEAFVYYRDGMSAQADGEYAEALENYEEALRLEDDPNDRSEILYNMGLIHASNGKLEEALGYYHQCLELNPRKPSALNNIAVLYHYQGEKCRQNGQEDEAEGLYDKAAEYWKQAIRISPNSYLEAQNWLKTTGRSEMDIFF